The Collimonas fungivorans Ter331 genome has a segment encoding these proteins:
- a CDS encoding methyl-accepting chemotaxis protein — MTWFYNLKIATKLLLSFALILMLTLVLGVASITQLGQVNATTNEINSNWLPSVRMLLTLKSNLALLRNVEMQHVMSNDAADMDKSAQFIGDIRGDVQKTLSEYAPLVSEEERAVYDQLKDKIPRYLEMDKKIVDISRAFRKDDAIKEIRGDSLAAIVELDKQVERLVKINSDGSAASAKDGEAIYNKARFWMIGLMIAMLLLGFALALWIARVVAQPLEFAVDVARRVAGGDLTADIEVRSSDETGQLMQALKDMNHSLQKIVGEVRSGTDTIATASGQIAAGNQNLSQRTEQQASSLEETAASMEQLTSTVKQNADNASQANQLAVSASEVALHGGTVVTQVVSTMGAINTSSKKIVDIIGVIDGIAFQTNILALNAAVEAARAGEQGRGFAVVAAEVRSLAQRSAAAAKEIKGLIDDSVEKVGLGTRLVDQAGSTMEEIVASVRRVTDIMGEITAASQEQTAGIEQINQAISQMDQVTQQNAALVEEAAAAAASLQDQAGALAGVVGAFKLERAHNAAQANRMIDITPHAQMLRGAAA; from the coding sequence ATGACCTGGTTCTACAACTTAAAAATTGCGACCAAGCTGCTGCTGTCGTTCGCCTTGATATTGATGCTGACGCTGGTGCTGGGCGTAGCTTCGATCACGCAACTGGGGCAAGTCAACGCCACCACCAACGAAATCAACAGCAACTGGCTGCCGAGCGTACGGATGCTGCTGACCCTGAAGAGCAACCTGGCGCTGCTGCGCAATGTCGAAATGCAGCACGTCATGTCGAACGATGCGGCGGACATGGACAAGAGCGCCCAGTTCATCGGCGATATCCGGGGCGACGTGCAAAAGACCCTGAGCGAATATGCGCCGCTGGTTTCCGAGGAGGAGCGGGCCGTATACGATCAGCTCAAGGATAAGATCCCGCGTTACCTGGAGATGGACAAGAAAATCGTCGACATCTCGCGCGCCTTCAGGAAAGACGATGCGATAAAAGAAATACGCGGCGATTCTCTGGCTGCCATCGTCGAACTGGACAAGCAGGTTGAACGCCTGGTGAAAATCAATAGCGACGGCAGCGCCGCCTCTGCCAAGGACGGCGAAGCCATCTACAACAAGGCGCGGTTCTGGATGATAGGGCTGATGATCGCGATGCTGCTGCTAGGTTTCGCCCTGGCGCTGTGGATTGCGCGCGTGGTTGCCCAGCCGCTGGAGTTTGCGGTAGACGTGGCGCGCCGGGTTGCCGGCGGCGATTTGACGGCAGATATCGAAGTCAGGTCGAGCGACGAGACCGGGCAGCTGATGCAGGCGCTGAAAGACATGAACCACAGCTTGCAGAAGATCGTCGGCGAAGTCCGCAGCGGCACCGATACCATCGCTACCGCCTCCGGCCAGATCGCGGCCGGCAACCAGAACCTGTCGCAGCGCACGGAACAGCAAGCCAGTTCGCTGGAAGAAACCGCGGCCTCGATGGAGCAGCTGACTTCCACCGTCAAGCAGAATGCCGACAACGCCAGCCAGGCCAACCAGCTGGCGGTGTCCGCCTCGGAAGTGGCGCTGCATGGCGGCACCGTGGTGACCCAGGTGGTCAGCACCATGGGCGCCATCAATACCTCTTCGAAAAAGATCGTCGACATCATCGGCGTGATTGACGGCATCGCTTTCCAGACCAATATCCTGGCGCTGAATGCCGCGGTGGAAGCAGCGCGCGCCGGCGAACAAGGCCGCGGTTTTGCGGTGGTGGCGGCGGAAGTGCGCAGCCTGGCGCAACGTTCGGCGGCCGCGGCCAAGGAAATCAAGGGACTGATCGACGATTCGGTCGAAAAAGTCGGGCTCGGCACGCGCCTGGTGGACCAGGCCGGCAGCACCATGGAGGAAATCGTGGCCAGCGTGCGCCGCGTGACCGACATCATGGGCGAAATCACCGCCGCCAGCCAGGAGCAGACCGCCGGCATCGAGCAGATCAACCAGGCCATCAGCCAAATGGACCAGGTGACCCAGCAAAACGCCGCTCTGGTGGAAGAGGCAGCGGCCGCCGCCGCCAGCCTGCAGGACCAGGCCGGCGCCCTGGCCGGAGTAGTCGGCGCCTTCAAGCTGGAGCGTGCGCACAATGCGGCCCAGGCAAACAGGATGATCGATATCACGCCGCACGCGCAGATGTTGCGCGGCGCCGCGGCTTGA
- a CDS encoding CheR family methyltransferase, translating to MTIKPSTRSAASARDFLLTDGDFSRVRALIHQRAGIALGEQKREMVYSRLSRRLRELGMNDFTSYLALLEAEKDSAEWQAFTNALTTNLTAFFREAHHFPLLAEHVKKCAAPVTVWCSAASTGEEPYSIAMTLIEALGSRAATASVIATDIDTQVLEKAAAGVYTMEQVSKLPLERLKRFFLKGSGARAGQVRIRPEVAAMVKFGQVNLLDTQWGLKEPFDAIFCRNVMIYFDKPTQNRILQRFAPLMKAQGLLFAGHSENFSYASQPFRLRGQTVYELDPRQAKGGA from the coding sequence ATGACTATCAAACCGAGCACCAGGTCTGCTGCTTCAGCTCGGGATTTTTTGCTGACCGACGGCGATTTTTCCCGGGTCCGCGCGCTGATCCACCAGCGCGCCGGCATCGCGCTGGGCGAGCAAAAGCGCGAGATGGTCTACAGCCGCCTGTCGCGCCGCTTGCGCGAACTGGGCATGAACGACTTCACTTCCTATCTGGCCTTGCTGGAAGCCGAGAAGGACAGCGCCGAATGGCAAGCTTTCACCAATGCCCTGACCACCAACCTGACGGCGTTTTTCCGCGAGGCGCATCATTTTCCGCTGCTGGCGGAGCATGTAAAAAAATGCGCGGCGCCGGTGACAGTCTGGTGCTCGGCCGCGTCCACCGGCGAAGAGCCGTATTCGATCGCGATGACGCTGATCGAAGCGCTTGGCAGCCGCGCCGCCACGGCCAGCGTGATCGCCACCGACATCGATACCCAGGTGCTGGAGAAAGCTGCAGCGGGTGTCTACACCATGGAGCAGGTCAGCAAGCTGCCGCTGGAACGCCTCAAGCGGTTTTTCCTGAAAGGCAGCGGCGCCCGCGCCGGGCAGGTGCGGATACGGCCGGAAGTGGCGGCCATGGTGAAGTTCGGCCAGGTCAACCTGCTCGATACGCAGTGGGGCTTGAAGGAACCGTTCGACGCCATCTTTTGCCGCAACGTGATGATCTATTTCGACAAGCCGACGCAGAACAGGATCCTGCAGCGCTTTGCCCCCCTAATGAAAGCGCAAGGCTTGCTGTTTGCCGGGCATTCCGAGAATTTTTCCTACGCCAGCCAGCCGTTCCGGCTGCGCGGCCAGACCGTGTATGAGCTCGATCCAAGGCAGGCCAAAGGCGGCGCATGA
- the cheD gene encoding chemoreceptor glutamine deamidase CheD, which produces MISAAQESMATHHYFDREFDSAAVKLLPNEYYVTPDDMVLSTVLGSCVAACVRDSTAGVGGMNHFMLPNDGNPGSSGSSASASMRYGAYAMEMLLNELLKAGARRERLEAKVFGGGAVLANMTMLNIGDRNADFVLRYLQMEQVRVAAQDLRGNLPRRISYFPRSGKVMVRRLHRINDAEQVQRDEQQLVQTLAQQPVRSKVELFNTVVGKRAVKQGGGSA; this is translated from the coding sequence ATGATTTCAGCGGCGCAAGAGTCGATGGCGACCCATCATTATTTTGACCGCGAATTCGACAGCGCGGCGGTCAAGCTGCTGCCGAACGAATACTACGTCACGCCCGACGACATGGTGCTGAGCACCGTGCTCGGTTCTTGCGTGGCCGCCTGCGTGCGCGACAGCACCGCAGGAGTCGGCGGCATGAACCATTTCATGCTGCCCAATGACGGCAATCCTGGCAGTTCTGGCAGTAGCGCTTCGGCTTCCATGCGCTACGGCGCTTATGCCATGGAAATGCTGCTGAACGAACTGCTGAAGGCAGGCGCGCGCCGGGAACGGCTGGAAGCCAAGGTGTTCGGCGGCGGCGCGGTGCTGGCCAACATGACGATGCTCAACATCGGCGACCGCAATGCCGATTTTGTCTTGCGCTACCTGCAGATGGAGCAGGTACGGGTGGCGGCGCAGGATTTGCGCGGCAACCTGCCGCGCCGGATCAGTTATTTCCCCAGGAGCGGCAAGGTCATGGTGCGCAGGCTGCACCGTATCAACGATGCCGAACAAGTCCAGCGCGACGAACAGCAGCTGGTGCAGACGCTGGCGCAGCAGCCGGTGCGCAGCAAGGTGGAATTATTCAATACGGTCGTTGGCAAGAGAGCCGTAAAACAAGGTGGAGGCAGCGCATGA
- a CDS encoding protein-glutamate methylesterase/protein-glutamine glutaminase, with the protein MSDKKIKVLCVDDSALIRSLMTEIINSQADMTVVATAPDPLVARDLIKQLNPDVLTLDVEMPRMDGLDFLEKLMRLRPMPVLMVSSLTERGSEITLRALELGAVDFVTKPRLGIREGLLEYTDLIADKIRAAARARLQSVRRSDADAAAAAGLTPMLRSPLLSTEKLIIIGASTGGTEAIREVLQPLPPDCPGIMIAQHMPPGFTRSFAQRLDGLCRITVKEAEHGERVLPGHAYIAPGGFHLSLARSGANYVAHLDQEDPVNRHRPSIDVLFDSVAQHAGKNAIGVILTGMGRDGAAGLLRMRQAGAYTLAQDEASCVVFGMPREAIAMGAASEVAGIAEMSTRLMARLMSYGERSNRV; encoded by the coding sequence ATGAGCGATAAAAAAATCAAGGTATTGTGTGTCGACGATTCAGCGCTGATACGCAGCCTGATGACGGAAATCATCAATAGCCAGGCGGATATGACGGTGGTGGCGACAGCGCCCGATCCGCTGGTGGCGCGCGACCTGATCAAGCAGCTCAATCCGGACGTGCTGACGCTGGACGTCGAAATGCCGCGCATGGACGGCCTGGATTTCCTGGAAAAACTGATGCGCCTGCGGCCGATGCCGGTGCTGATGGTGTCCTCGCTGACCGAACGCGGATCCGAAATCACGCTGCGGGCGCTGGAACTGGGGGCGGTCGATTTTGTCACCAAGCCGCGCCTCGGCATACGCGAAGGCCTGCTGGAATATACCGACCTGATCGCCGACAAGATCCGTGCGGCGGCCCGCGCCCGCCTGCAGTCAGTGCGCCGCTCCGACGCCGATGCGGCGGCAGCGGCCGGATTGACGCCGATGCTGCGCAGCCCTTTGCTGAGTACCGAGAAGCTGATCATCATCGGCGCTTCCACCGGCGGCACCGAAGCGATCCGGGAAGTCTTGCAGCCGCTGCCGCCGGATTGCCCGGGCATCATGATCGCGCAACACATGCCACCCGGGTTTACCCGCTCCTTTGCGCAGCGCCTGGACGGCCTGTGCCGCATCACCGTCAAGGAAGCGGAGCACGGCGAGCGGGTGTTGCCGGGCCACGCTTATATCGCACCCGGCGGCTTCCATCTGTCGCTGGCGCGCAGCGGCGCCAATTATGTCGCGCATCTGGACCAGGAAGATCCGGTAAACCGCCATCGGCCATCGATCGATGTGTTGTTCGATTCGGTCGCCCAGCATGCCGGCAAGAACGCCATCGGCGTGATCCTGACCGGCATGGGGCGGGATGGCGCAGCCGGCTTGCTGCGCATGCGCCAGGCCGGCGCCTATACCCTGGCGCAAGACGAAGCCAGCTGCGTGGTGTTCGGCATGCCGCGTGAAGCCATCGCCATGGGTGCGGCCAGCGAAGTGGCCGGTATAGCCGAAATGAGCACCCGTCTGATGGCGCGCCTGATGTCGTACGGCGAACGCTCAAACCGGGTGTGA
- the cheY gene encoding chemotaxis response regulator CheY, producing MVDKSIKILVVDDFPTMRRIVRNLLKELDFVNVDEAEDGAAGLAKLKDGNFGFVVSDWNMPNMDGLTMLQSIRADPTLARLPVLMVTAEAKKENIIAAAQAGANGYVVKPFTAATLEEKITKIFEKIAKESA from the coding sequence ATGGTTGATAAAAGCATCAAAATTCTAGTGGTGGACGATTTTCCCACCATGCGGCGGATTGTGAGAAATCTGTTGAAGGAACTCGATTTCGTCAATGTCGACGAAGCCGAAGACGGCGCGGCAGGGCTGGCCAAGCTCAAGGACGGCAACTTCGGGTTTGTCGTGTCCGACTGGAACATGCCGAACATGGATGGCTTGACCATGCTGCAATCGATACGCGCCGATCCTACCCTGGCCAGGCTGCCGGTGCTGATGGTGACGGCCGAAGCGAAGAAGGAAAACATCATCGCCGCCGCCCAGGCCGGCGCCAACGGCTATGTGGTCAAGCCGTTTACCGCGGCCACGCTGGAGGAAAAGATCACCAAGATATTCGAAAAAATTGCGAAAGAGAGTGCTTGA
- the cheZ gene encoding protein phosphatase CheZ produces MSLALQMPVAGDSAEQLVNRIGHLTRLLRESMRELGLDQEIAKAAQAIPDARDRLNYVAAMTERAAERALNAIDVAQPIQETLSKQAKTLNQRWDEWFVSPVELDDARVLVLDTRNYLKDVPRQASAINEQLMEIMMAQDFQDLTGQVIKKMMEVVQEMEKQLLQVLIDNTPLEKRSDGNGLLNGPQMKAEENPDAVSDQEQVDDLLSSLGF; encoded by the coding sequence ATGAGCCTCGCCTTACAGATGCCGGTCGCCGGCGATTCCGCCGAACAGCTGGTCAACCGCATCGGCCACCTGACTCGCCTGCTGCGCGAAAGCATGCGCGAACTCGGCCTGGACCAGGAAATCGCCAAGGCAGCGCAGGCGATTCCGGATGCCCGCGACCGCTTGAACTATGTGGCGGCGATGACTGAACGCGCGGCCGAGAGAGCCCTGAACGCGATTGACGTCGCGCAGCCGATCCAGGAAACGCTCAGCAAGCAGGCCAAGACGCTCAACCAGCGCTGGGACGAGTGGTTCGTCAGCCCGGTCGAGCTGGACGATGCGCGGGTGCTGGTGCTGGATACCCGCAATTACTTGAAAGACGTGCCGCGGCAGGCCTCGGCCATCAATGAGCAGCTGATGGAAATCATGATGGCGCAGGATTTCCAGGACCTGACCGGCCAGGTCATCAAGAAAATGATGGAAGTCGTGCAGGAAATGGAAAAGCAGCTGCTGCAGGTGCTGATCGACAATACGCCGCTGGAAAAACGCAGCGACGGCAACGGCCTGCTGAACGGTCCGCAAATGAAAGCCGAAGAGAACCCCGATGCGGTTTCCGACCAGGAGCAGGTTGACGACCTGTTGTCCAGCCTGGGTTTCTGA
- the flhB gene encoding flagellar biosynthesis protein FlhB has translation MAEESDLEKTEPGSPRRLEKAREEGQVARSRELSTFVMLSTGIGGLWLTAAPMAEHIGHALRQGMQFKRAAAFDSAYMLTQAAAAGQEALQALLPLLAMLALAALTAPLMLGGWLFSPDALAPKFSKLNPATGIARIFSSQSLAELFKACTKSVLVGGIAYWVMSRNLDTLLGLLSEPVHGALAHTVRLVANCCGLIIASLLLVAAIDVPYQLWSYYRKLRMTREELKQEHKESEGDPHVKGQIRRQQQQMARRRMMAEVATADVVVTNPTHFAVALKYSDKEMRAPRVVAKGTDLVALRIRAIGAEHKIPMLEAPPLTRALYRHTSLGEEIPAALYTAVAEVLAWVYQLQRWRSEGGIAPRAPADLAVPDSLDTLASPA, from the coding sequence ATGGCGGAAGAAAGCGATCTCGAAAAAACGGAACCCGGTTCTCCCCGGCGCCTGGAAAAGGCGCGCGAAGAAGGCCAGGTTGCCCGTTCGCGCGAGCTGAGCACGTTTGTCATGCTGAGCACCGGCATCGGCGGCTTGTGGCTGACGGCGGCGCCGATGGCTGAGCACATCGGCCATGCCTTGCGGCAGGGCATGCAATTCAAGCGCGCCGCCGCCTTCGACTCCGCTTACATGCTGACCCAGGCCGCCGCTGCCGGACAGGAAGCGCTGCAGGCCTTGCTGCCCTTGCTGGCCATGCTGGCGCTGGCGGCACTGACAGCGCCGCTGATGCTGGGCGGCTGGCTGTTTTCTCCTGATGCGCTGGCGCCGAAATTCTCCAAGCTGAACCCTGCGACCGGCATCGCCCGCATCTTCTCCAGCCAGTCGCTGGCGGAACTGTTCAAGGCATGCACCAAGTCGGTGCTGGTGGGCGGCATCGCCTACTGGGTCATGTCGCGCAACCTGGATACATTGCTCGGGCTGCTGAGCGAGCCGGTGCATGGCGCGCTGGCGCATACGGTGCGGCTGGTGGCCAACTGCTGCGGCCTGATCATCGCTTCCTTGCTGCTGGTGGCAGCGATCGACGTGCCGTATCAGTTATGGAGTTATTACCGCAAGCTGCGCATGACGCGCGAAGAGCTGAAGCAGGAACACAAGGAAAGCGAAGGCGATCCGCACGTCAAGGGCCAGATCCGGCGCCAGCAGCAACAGATGGCGCGGCGGCGCATGATGGCCGAGGTGGCGACCGCCGATGTGGTGGTGACCAATCCGACCCACTTTGCGGTCGCGCTCAAATACAGCGACAAGGAAATGCGCGCGCCGCGCGTGGTGGCAAAAGGCACCGACCTTGTGGCGCTGCGCATCCGCGCCATCGGCGCCGAACACAAGATTCCCATGCTGGAAGCGCCGCCGCTGACGCGGGCGCTGTATCGCCATACCAGCCTCGGCGAAGAAATCCCGGCCGCCCTGTACACCGCGGTAGCTGAAGTGCTGGCCTGGGTTTACCAGCTGCAGCGCTGGCGCAGCGAGGGCGGCATTGCGCCGCGCGCTCCGGCCGACCTGGCGGTTCCCGATTCATTAGACACTTTAGCGAGCCCGGCATGA
- the flhA gene encoding flagellar biosynthesis protein FlhA, translating into MKPAGSAFSFSSLPRLGAAILAGNSVKGMAGPVLIIMILGMMILPLPPFLLDLLFTFNIALSVMVLLVSMYTMKALDFAAFPTVLLFSTLLRLSLNVASTRVVLLEGHTGPDAAGKVIEAFGHFLVGGNFAVGIVVFVILVVINFMVITKGAGRIAEVGARFTLDAMPGKQMAIDADLNAGLIGEDVARKRRAEVAQEADFYGSMDGASKFVRGDAVAGLLIMVINVVGGLIVGVAQHGLDISVAAKNYTLLTIGDGLVAQIPALVISTAAGVIVSRVTTDEDVGQQLMGQLFSNPQVLFLTAGIIGLMGLVPGMPHVAFLIIAGGLVYLGRRLLQKTAAAEYAAKAPPPSAAAAEPADASWDDVALVDPLGLEVGYRLISLVDRSQNGELLGRIKSIRKKFAQDIGFLVPVVHIRDNLELKPNSYVITLKGVEIANGEAWPGQWMAINPGQVSATLPGVQTVDPAFGLPAVWIESHMREQAQIYGYTVVDASTVIATHLNHLIHAHSAELLGRQEVQQLLDRVGKDAPKLIEDLVPKLLSLTTLQKVLQNLLDESVSIRDMRTILDVLLEHGAAVSDATELTSLVRLALGRAITQLLFPGNGELQVIGLDSSLDRVLLQALSNGSGLEPGLADSLLAQTQAAITRQEQFGLAPVLVVQHPLRVLLARFLRRSLPQLKVLSHAEIPDTRTIKVTATIGGKA; encoded by the coding sequence ATGAAGCCTGCAGGATCAGCTTTTTCATTCAGTTCCTTGCCCCGCCTGGGGGCCGCCATATTGGCCGGCAACAGCGTCAAGGGCATGGCTGGTCCGGTGCTGATCATCATGATCCTGGGCATGATGATATTGCCCTTGCCGCCTTTCCTGCTCGATTTGCTGTTCACCTTCAATATCGCGCTGTCGGTGATGGTGCTGCTGGTCAGCATGTACACCATGAAGGCGCTGGACTTTGCCGCTTTTCCCACGGTCCTGCTGTTTTCGACTTTGCTGCGCCTGTCGCTCAACGTCGCTTCTACCCGGGTAGTGCTGCTGGAAGGCCATACCGGTCCGGATGCCGCCGGCAAGGTGATCGAAGCCTTCGGCCATTTCCTGGTGGGCGGCAATTTTGCGGTCGGCATCGTGGTTTTCGTGATCCTGGTGGTGATCAATTTCATGGTCATCACCAAGGGCGCAGGACGGATTGCCGAAGTCGGCGCGCGTTTCACGCTGGATGCGATGCCGGGCAAGCAGATGGCGATCGACGCTGACCTCAACGCTGGCCTGATCGGCGAAGACGTGGCGCGCAAACGCCGCGCAGAAGTCGCGCAGGAAGCGGATTTCTACGGTTCCATGGACGGCGCCAGCAAGTTCGTGCGCGGCGACGCCGTGGCCGGTTTGCTGATCATGGTGATCAACGTGGTCGGCGGCCTGATCGTCGGCGTCGCCCAGCATGGCCTGGATATTTCGGTGGCGGCCAAGAACTACACTTTGCTGACCATCGGCGACGGCCTGGTGGCGCAGATCCCGGCGCTGGTGATTTCCACCGCGGCCGGCGTCATCGTCTCGCGCGTGACGACCGATGAGGACGTCGGCCAGCAGCTGATGGGGCAATTGTTTTCGAATCCGCAGGTGCTGTTCCTGACCGCCGGCATCATCGGCCTGATGGGACTGGTGCCGGGCATGCCGCATGTGGCGTTCCTGATCATTGCCGGCGGCCTGGTCTATCTCGGCCGGCGCTTGCTGCAGAAAACCGCTGCGGCGGAATATGCGGCCAAGGCGCCGCCGCCTTCCGCCGCGGCTGCAGAGCCGGCAGACGCCAGCTGGGACGACGTGGCGCTGGTCGATCCGCTCGGGCTGGAAGTCGGCTACCGGCTGATTTCGCTGGTGGACCGCAGCCAGAACGGCGAGCTGCTGGGGCGCATCAAGAGCATCCGCAAGAAATTCGCGCAGGACATCGGTTTCCTGGTGCCGGTGGTGCATATCCGCGACAACCTTGAACTCAAGCCGAATTCCTATGTGATCACGCTGAAGGGCGTGGAGATCGCCAACGGCGAAGCCTGGCCCGGGCAATGGATGGCGATCAACCCGGGCCAGGTCAGCGCCACCTTGCCCGGCGTGCAGACGGTCGATCCTGCCTTCGGCCTGCCGGCGGTATGGATCGAAAGCCATATGCGGGAACAGGCGCAGATCTACGGCTATACCGTGGTCGACGCCAGCACCGTGATCGCCACCCACCTGAACCACCTGATCCATGCCCATTCGGCGGAACTGTTGGGGCGGCAGGAAGTGCAGCAGCTGCTGGACCGGGTCGGCAAGGATGCGCCGAAGCTGATCGAGGACCTGGTGCCGAAGCTGCTGTCGCTGACGACATTGCAGAAAGTACTGCAAAACCTGCTGGACGAAAGCGTCTCGATACGCGACATGCGCACCATCCTCGATGTCCTGCTGGAACACGGAGCCGCAGTCAGCGACGCCACCGAGCTGACCTCGCTGGTGCGGCTGGCGCTGGGCCGGGCCATCACCCAGCTGCTGTTCCCCGGCAACGGCGAACTGCAGGTGATCGGCCTCGACAGTTCGCTGGACCGGGTCCTGCTGCAGGCGCTGAGCAATGGCAGCGGCCTGGAGCCGGGACTGGCCGACAGCCTGCTGGCGCAGACCCAGGCGGCGATTACGCGCCAGGAGCAGTTCGGCCTGGCGCCGGTGCTGGTGGTGCAGCATCCGCTGCGGGTCTTGCTGGCGCGGTTTTTACGGCGCAGCCTGCCGCAGCTCAAAGTGCTGTCGCATGCCGAAATCCCTGACACCCGCACCATCAAAGTAACCGCCACTATCGGAGGCAAAGCTTGA